The sequence below is a genomic window from Silene latifolia isolate original U9 population chromosome 7, ASM4854445v1, whole genome shotgun sequence.
ATTAAGCCCTATAGGCAAATGGCTAATTACACTTCAAGATTCATTTATGTACTGTCTAAGAGAGCATGATTTTCGGCAACCACCTGACGCAATCTTCCTGAGAGATGTAGTGTTGACTCTGCAACTATACCCAACCCGATTATGAAGTAGGTGAAGCCAAAAGCCATGCTAATGACTCCTATGAAGAATGCCAAACGGTTGTATATGACAAACTCTTGAGTTTCGGCTACTAGCTTGTATCCGTAGTATATTGTCCATGTGAGCATTAACATTGACACCTTGATAGCGAAACTGTGTACGAAGCCCTTACAGCTTATTGATCTCTCCTTTTCTGCTCAAAATCACACAAAGTTAAGACAACAAAGAAGAACCACCACACACCCTGCTACTTCACCACCAATTCAACTACTTACTCGGTGCTGCTCTATCTCGCACATCGGAATCGAGCCCAAAGCAACCCAGGTGAGACCACCGTGGGGCTACTCCCTGCTCCTCCGAATTCGCATCATCTGCTCCTTCTCACCTCAAGGTACAACGACAACCACCATCGAGTAACCCATTACTTGATTCTGCTCATCAATCCCGGGCAAAGGCAGATGATAATCCAAACTCCGCAGTTGTACAATAAAACCttaggaaaaacaataaaaacataCTGATCCATAAAGACTCAAGATCAGACTAACAATCAAActgaacaaaataaaaaaaatactatCTCTGAATGCAATGCCAAACACAATAATAATACACAAGCCAAAGGACCACAGATCAAGTAGTTAGTTCAATAGTTGGTAACTTGGTTTACCATGGACTCCATGCTCTTGTCCATCAACTATCAGACGAGCATACACAATTGCATGTGTGGATAGTTTTCCAAGGCCACCAGGCCACCACTGAAACATTATCACTAATTCAACCTCAATACCAAAAACTAACGGCAAGATCATTTATACAAACTTTTATAACTTATTTTGCTATTTGAATCACTTAACAACTCATCAACCAAGAAAATTAAAAAACACAACCAGCTTCAATGTTACCGTTCCCTTTTGAGCGAATTGCTAGCTATTAATATTATATTCCAGAGATTTGGGTTTTTTGGGGGTTTAGAGAGAGAAGTATATTTATTTTGACTGGGTTTTGTTTTCATATTTGAGATGAGATGTCGGGATTTTCTTTATACGATTGCATGTAATTTTTAATTCAATATCAGTCATCTATTTCCTTTTATCCAATGATTGAAATTTCTGCGCACGAACTCACCATAAGAGCCAAACTCCCGAGATcccgtctctctctctctctctctctctctctatatatatatatatatatactctctctctctctatatatatatatatatatatatgtgtgtgtgtgtgtgtgtgtgtgtgtgtgtgtgtgtgtgtgtgtgtgtgtgtgtgtgtgtatatatatatatagaattaggatcccgtacgaactaaattagggtgcgaactgtacgaactgACTTAAAAACCAAAATATATTACCCAAACACGTGTATGTTACCTTTTCTCTCTCCAATGTCAAAACCAAATCCCCAAACCCCCACATCCCTCGTCCTTGTTCACCATCAGCCACCACATAAGGTCGTCGGAGCTCCGTCTTGAACCTCGCCGGCTACCACCGCAACTCCATCACCGCCGGTCATTTCTTCAACTCCGTCTTCTTCGTATTTCATAGATCTATGAACTAAATCAcattatttttcaaaaaaaaaaatgagaaaaatacgAGATCTACGGTGATTTGATGTTGGACCGAGTTTGTTATGCTGAAAGGAGGAAGGTCGCGGAGGCGATGTTACAGTGGTAGCCGTAAGGACGACGGTTGCAATCTTGTTTATATGAGTTGGTTTGCTTCTGGTGGGTCCGTGTGGAGACAGGTAGTCGGAGTGGGTGGAGTCGGGGTTGATGGGCAGCGACGGTAACGGAAATAGGAGGAAGGAGGTTGCTTATGGGAATGATAAAGCAGTCGGCACCGATATCTATTGTGGCCTGTATCATGCCGGTGGTCAGATGAGGCAAATGTTTGGTCGACGGTGACGGGGCTTGGGTGTAATGTCAGTTCAGTGGTGCGTGGTGGTAACCTGGTGGCAACAGTAGGTatgggcggtggtggtggtgggttgtGGTGTGGTGGTGGAGCGGTGGATACTCAAAATACTagcccggatacacatggtattactactggATACACATATCGATTTGTATCCGGCAGTAATAGCATGTGTATCTGTTAGTAATACCATGTGTTTCTACTAGATACACATTTCTAGACGAAAAACGAATCAAAGTTTGAAGAACAAAAACAAGGCAGAGAAGGAAGGCAGGGAAAAGCTATGGATGATGAAGTGTTGCAGCGAGTGTTACAAGGTGGCAGAAACTATATCCAACAACCTTctacttcttcttcctcctcctcttcaattCTCCAGTCCCTCCCTCTCCATGTGGTATTCTCTTCTTCTTAATCCTCTACTTTCACAACTTAGGTTTTCGATCAttactttttttattattattcggTACGTAAAGAGATGAATGAGACACCTAAATAAAGAAAACGTATAGAATTGACTAGGATAGTGGGAGTAGTGGAATTAGTATTAGTAGGTATGTCAAGTAAGAATAATTTGCTGTTTGATCCACAAATTTCTAACTTTGAGGTCTATGCTTTTCTGATTGGCAAACTCGAAAATTTCAATCTTTTGATCATGGAAAAACAAAAATAGACCGTCTTGTTTGTTGTAGACTGTAGTGACTGATACAGTGCTTGTAGGGCTGAGTGGTTGTAGTCGTTGACGGTAGTCTGTATTGTCGTTCAACCCTTCTCCGACGATGTCTGTATTGTTGCTCTTTTCCTGCACTTTGCCCTGCGCCTCGCCTTCAGTAAatctctttattttcctctcgttGTTCTGAATCATCCGAAATAACTGAAATATGATGttgttctcgacgcaattttcatcttgggtcatttggaaacagcctctttgtgttgctaacacaagggtaaggctgcgtacatccgacccccccttaccccgcaatttacgggagccattgaggcactggggttaCTGCCATGCGCTTTTACTACATCTCTAGCCCATCCTAGAGGTGGATATAGTATTTTTATACGGTTTTTGTGGCCATTCAGCATGTTTGTTGAGGCCATCTCAATGCTCCCTCAACTCCGTCTGATTCAGAATGCTAAGGTAATTTAGACAAATTTTGTAGATCATTTTTCATTGAAGAATAGAGAATTACTTTTCCTGTGGTGGATTTTGTCAAATTATTTCTGCAGTTTACTTTTTTTTGGTAGCTTATACTTTTTGAAATGATTCAATTTAACAAGATTTTATTCTCATACCAATTATATACTCCGTAGTTGGTTTATAATTTTGTCATTACGAGTTGGTTATTACTAGTGACATGCTgtgtgttgttgttgtatgagTCTGTATGAGTTTTACACTTGGTCTAGCACTGTGCAAAGTATTAAATATCTTTGGTAAGGCTAAAGTCGTCTTAAAATGCTGTCAGGTAACCTGGTTGCAACAGTAGGTATGGGCGGTGGTGGTGAGCGgcgtgatggtggtggtgggttGTGGTGTGGTAGTGAAGCGTTGGATACTCAAAATACCagcccggatacacatggtattactactagatacacatatcgatttgtgtatccgacaataataccatgtgtatctgttagtaataccatgtgtatctggcACCCATTGTGGATTTGTGGGTGCTCGTGGGGTGGCTGCAATGAGTTTAGGTGATGATATTCAGGTCTCTCTTTATAACAAGGCCTCTACAGCTCTACTACTATTTTTCCTGATATACAAGTGAATGGGCATGAAGGTAACAAGTAGGCTTAATGTCAGGCCAACCATGTGAGGCTTCTGTTTTCTTGATTAAATGATTTTGGACACTGACCTGGGCCATAACGAGTAGGTCTCATTTCATGTTTTCTTTGACCAAATGTGGAACGTCTCCATTGATCGAAACAAACTCATCAACATTATCTGGCGAACTTGTTTCGTATTCAGTCAATAGATAAATTAGTACACATGAATTGGTCTCACTAGAAACATGTATGAGATCAACACTTCAAAAAAATTATGACAGGAATGACTCATTTCAAGTTTTAAACCATCTCGTTCATGGTTTCGACTTTTGGTGCCTGTAAAGTTTAAACTTGTCATATATCTGTGTTATGATCCTGGTTTGCTGACTGTAACTAGTGATGCAATGCAGTACCTCAATGATCTTGATGATCTTCGAGCTAAGCTCGCTGTCACTCGAGCTACAGCAGATGCAAGTGCTGCATCAGCTCAATCAGCACGATTTTAGTTTACGGCTTTGTTGAGGGACCTCGAAGATAAAGATAAATTAATAATGGAACACGAACATCGTATCGTGATCTTTGTGAGAATAGTTAGATAAATTATTTAAGCTTGTATTTGACGAATCTGCTTTACTGTTATATCGCGTTTCAGGTCTTCCATTGCTTTGGTCAGTATTTTTGCTTGCACTTTGAAGCATTCCAGCTTAGCATGGCTCCCGTTTATATGGCATTTCTTCGGTTCATGGGTGATGAGAGTGAAGCTCGAAAGTATAATCCCAGCTTAGAGGCGGGTGGATATGGGAGAAAATTAACATCGGATGGACCTCCAAGAAGAATTCGAGACAGTCACCGAAAAGTGAGAGACAGCCACGATGGTCTTATTATCCAACACAAGTTGGCGCTTTTCTTTTCCGGAGGGGACATGAAGGAGCTTAAGCTCCCCGTTACCGGCAGAATATCCAAGGGGGGCCACAACTATGATTCCGGGACTAGTTTCTGAAATGGTTTACATTACTCTAGGAGACTAGTTACACAAATTAGCAGCCTAGATACACATGCTATTACTAGCGGATACACAAGTCGATTTGTGTATCCGGTAGCAATACCATGTATATTTGGTAGTAATTCCATATGTATCTGAGATTTGTGTATCCGGTAGCAATACCATGTGTATTTGGTAGTAATTCCATATGTATCCGAGGTAGTAATATGGGTATCTTGGTATTTGGTTCGCCGCTTCCATAATCATGAAAGTTTTGTTTTCATGTATTTGTAGTGTTCTTCCAACTTCTTTGTTAGTGTTGTGTTTAATATGTtgaattttcattaacattttccATTTACAGGGTGCATATTAGTTGCTTACTCGTATTATTTGGAAAAATAATGAATTATTTCATCTAGCTTAATCAGCTCAAAGTAAATTTAGTGAAGTTCAATTAAATTTCTTTGCGAGTAATGATTAGTAGGATCAGTT
It includes:
- the LOC141590237 gene encoding E3 ubiquitin-protein ligase SINAT4-like; its protein translation is MLSGNLVATVGMGGGGERRDGGGGLWCGSEALDTQNTSPDTHVIPCVSGTHCGFVGARGVAAMSLGDDIQYLNDLDDLRAKLAVTRATADASAASAQSVFHCFGQYFCLHFEAFQLSMAPVYMAFLRFMGDESEARKYNPSLEAGGYGRKLTSDGPPRRIRDSHRKVRDSHDGLIIQHKLALFFSGGDMKELKLPVTGRISKGGHNYDSGTSF